From one Rhodovulum sp. ES.010 genomic stretch:
- the sufD gene encoding Fe-S cluster assembly protein SufD: MALPQAKLTATEERLETLSMPEAPGWTQTARQGALARLRAMGLPGRRDEYWRFTNPADLIAPEPLPSTHHPKQKTQVFDRMDRVRLVFVDGVFDADASDDPALGGVEITRLSEAQALDIHWAADLYGTLEAQGQEPVERPFASLNTAFATEGVLIRATGKAEKPVNLVYLHESATSDAILHHVIRVEEGADLTLLETGPAAARFNKVMEVDVADRGAFHHVRVQGRDHDRRAMTHIFARLGEESLFKSCTLTMNGALTRNECVIQLTGDDASAHVAGACLGDGDFHHDDTVFITHDAVNCESRQVFKKVLKNGATGVFQGKILVQPGAQKTDGYQISQSLLLDDDSQFLAKPELEIYADDVACSHGSTSGAIDETALFYLRSRGVPRAEAVDLMVLSFLAEAIEEIEEEAIREEITERLAQWLSRHRT; this comes from the coding sequence ATGGCGTTGCCGCAGGCGAAACTGACCGCGACCGAGGAACGTCTCGAGACGCTTTCGATGCCCGAGGCGCCCGGCTGGACCCAGACCGCTCGGCAGGGCGCGCTGGCGCGGCTGCGCGCGATGGGGCTGCCGGGGCGGCGCGACGAATACTGGCGCTTCACCAACCCGGCGGATCTGATCGCGCCGGAACCGCTGCCGTCGACGCATCACCCGAAGCAGAAGACGCAGGTCTTCGACCGGATGGACCGCGTGCGGCTGGTCTTCGTCGACGGCGTGTTCGATGCTGATGCGTCGGACGATCCGGCGCTGGGAGGGGTCGAGATCACCCGGCTGTCCGAGGCGCAGGCGCTGGACATCCACTGGGCCGCTGACCTCTACGGCACGCTCGAGGCGCAGGGGCAGGAGCCGGTCGAACGGCCCTTCGCCTCGCTCAACACGGCGTTTGCGACCGAGGGCGTACTGATCCGCGCCACGGGCAAGGCCGAGAAGCCGGTCAACCTGGTCTATCTGCACGAATCGGCCACGTCCGACGCGATCCTGCACCACGTGATTCGGGTCGAGGAGGGCGCCGACCTGACCCTGCTGGAAACCGGGCCGGCGGCGGCGCGGTTCAACAAGGTGATGGAGGTCGACGTGGCCGACCGCGGCGCGTTTCACCACGTGCGCGTGCAGGGGCGCGACCACGACCGCCGCGCCATGACCCACATCTTCGCGCGGCTGGGCGAGGAAAGCCTGTTCAAATCCTGCACGCTGACGATGAACGGCGCGCTGACCCGCAACGAATGCGTGATCCAGCTGACCGGCGACGACGCGAGCGCCCATGTCGCGGGAGCCTGCCTCGGCGATGGCGATTTCCACCACGACGATACGGTGTTCATCACCCATGACGCGGTGAATTGCGAAAGCCGACAGGTGTTCAAGAAGGTGCTGAAGAACGGCGCGACCGGCGTCTTCCAAGGCAAGATCCTGGTCCAGCCCGGAGCGCAGAAGACCGACGGCTACCAGATCTCTCAATCGCTGCTCCTCGACGACGACAGCCAGTTCCTGGCCAAGCCGGAATTGGAAATCTACGCCGACGATGTGGCCTGTTCGCACGGCTCGACCAGCGGAGCGATCGACGAGACGGCGCTCTTCTACCTGCGTTCGCGCGGCGTGCCGCGGGCCGAGGCGGTGGACCTGATGGTGCTGTCCTTCCTTGCCGAGGCGATCGAGGAGATTGAGGAAGAGGCGATCCGCGAGGAGATAACCGAACGCCTCGCGCAATGGCTCTCGCGGCATCGGACCTAG
- a CDS encoding YIP1 family protein yields the protein MALTQELLATWRGPREAMRRRLQAGKREDRALAYLMLACFLIFMAQWPRLAREAYLIPEVPLEARLGAALFGWMALAPLFFYGIAAFSHLFAQMLGGRGSFYGARLALFWALLATAPAVLAYGLAAGFVGAGVVLNLLGSALVVAFFAIWLLCLKEAEAPVHA from the coding sequence ATGGCCCTCACCCAAGAACTGTTGGCAACGTGGCGCGGTCCCCGTGAAGCGATGCGCCGGCGATTGCAAGCGGGCAAGCGTGAGGACCGCGCCCTGGCCTATCTGATGCTTGCCTGCTTCCTCATCTTCATGGCGCAATGGCCGCGGCTGGCGCGCGAGGCTTACCTTATCCCCGAGGTGCCGCTGGAGGCGCGGCTGGGCGCCGCGCTTTTCGGATGGATGGCGTTGGCGCCCCTTTTCTTTTACGGAATAGCCGCTTTCAGTCATCTCTTCGCGCAGATGCTGGGTGGGCGGGGCAGCTTCTACGGGGCAAGGCTGGCGCTGTTCTGGGCGCTGCTGGCGACGGCGCCGGCCGTGCTGGCCTATGGGCTGGCGGCCGGGTTCGTTGGTGCGGGTGTCGTGCTGAACCTGCTCGGCTCGGCCCTCGTGGTTGCGTTCTTCGCGATCTGGCTGTTGTGTCTCAAGGAGGCCGAAGCGCCCGTTCATGCCTGA
- a CDS encoding Yip1 family protein → MPETPRYRQMPNPRPSLVSLARDTVTDPRDGATRVLALHLDEGTLWQALVAVVAVSVLLTQLGNYIVATPIDPLLPIFEANPLLAAVIQGGLLVVMVYAIHIIGRRFGGTGAFAGALALTVWLQVIMAMLQAVQILFLLVLPPVSGLIGLFGIGLFFWLLSHFVAVLHSFDSALKTFAGIVMSMIAIVFGMSLLMSILGITLGGALTDV, encoded by the coding sequence ATGCCTGAGACACCGAGATATCGCCAGATGCCCAACCCGCGCCCCTCGCTCGTTTCGCTCGCCCGCGACACCGTCACCGACCCCCGCGACGGGGCGACCCGCGTTCTGGCGCTGCATCTCGATGAAGGCACGCTCTGGCAGGCACTGGTCGCCGTGGTCGCCGTCAGCGTATTGCTGACGCAGCTTGGCAATTACATAGTGGCAACGCCGATCGATCCGCTCTTGCCGATCTTCGAGGCGAACCCGTTGCTCGCCGCGGTGATCCAGGGCGGGCTGCTGGTGGTGATGGTGTATGCGATTCACATCATCGGCCGTCGGTTTGGCGGGACCGGCGCCTTCGCCGGCGCGCTGGCGCTGACGGTCTGGCTTCAGGTCATCATGGCGATGCTGCAGGCCGTCCAGATCCTTTTTCTGCTTGTGCTGCCGCCGGTGTCGGGGCTGATAGGGCTGTTTGGGATCGGGCTGTTCTTCTGGCTTCTCAGCCACTTCGTGGCGGTTCTTCACAGCTTCGACTCGGCACTCAAGACCTTCGCCGGTATCGTGATGTCGATGATCGCCATCGTCTTCGGCATGAGCCTGCTGATGTCCATCCTCGGCATAACCCTGGGCGGAGCGCTGACCGATGTATGA
- a CDS encoding cysteine desulfurase has product MYDVDTIRADFPILGREVNSKPLVYLDNGASAQKPRAVIDAVTRAYADEYANVHRGLHTLSNIATDKYEAVRGTIARFLGAQDEDEIVYTTGTTQGINLVSYGWAAPRMEPGDEIVLSVMEHHANIVPWHFLRERQGAVLKWVDVDGQGNLDPQAMIDAIGPRTKLVAVTHMSNVLGTVVDVAEIVRGARDKGVPVLVDGSQAAVHMPVDVDAIGADFYAITGHKLYGPSASGAIHIRKERLAEMRPFLGGGDMIREVHKDTVTYNDPPMKFEAGTPGIVQQIGLGVALDYMMGVGMTSIAAHEAEIGSYAMDRLKGLNWLQVQGHAENRGAIFSFTLDGPAHAHDISTVLDKKGVAVRAGHHCAGPLMDHLGLSATCRASFAMYNTRDEVDVLVDALELCHDLFS; this is encoded by the coding sequence ATGTATGACGTTGACACCATCCGCGCGGATTTCCCGATCCTCGGCCGCGAGGTGAATAGCAAGCCGCTCGTTTACCTCGATAACGGGGCCTCCGCCCAGAAGCCGCGGGCGGTAATCGACGCTGTGACCCGCGCCTATGCCGACGAATACGCCAACGTCCACCGCGGCCTGCACACGCTGTCGAACATCGCGACCGACAAATACGAGGCGGTGCGGGGAACCATCGCGCGCTTTCTCGGCGCGCAAGACGAGGACGAGATCGTCTACACCACCGGCACGACGCAAGGCATCAATCTGGTGTCCTATGGTTGGGCAGCGCCACGGATGGAGCCGGGCGACGAGATCGTTCTGTCAGTGATGGAGCACCACGCCAATATCGTGCCCTGGCATTTCCTGCGCGAACGCCAGGGCGCAGTGCTGAAATGGGTCGACGTGGACGGGCAGGGCAACCTCGACCCACAGGCGATGATCGACGCCATCGGACCCCGCACGAAACTGGTGGCTGTCACCCACATGTCGAACGTGCTGGGCACAGTTGTCGATGTCGCAGAGATTGTGCGGGGCGCCCGCGATAAGGGCGTGCCGGTGCTGGTGGATGGCTCGCAAGCCGCCGTTCACATGCCGGTCGATGTCGATGCGATCGGCGCCGATTTCTACGCGATCACGGGGCACAAGCTCTACGGCCCTTCTGCCTCGGGAGCGATCCACATCCGCAAGGAGCGGCTGGCGGAGATGCGGCCCTTCCTGGGCGGCGGCGACATGATCCGCGAGGTGCACAAGGACACCGTCACCTACAACGACCCGCCGATGAAGTTCGAGGCGGGCACGCCGGGCATCGTCCAGCAGATCGGGCTGGGGGTTGCGCTCGACTACATGATGGGGGTGGGGATGACGAGCATCGCTGCCCACGAGGCCGAGATCGGCTCTTACGCGATGGACCGGCTCAAGGGGCTCAATTGGCTGCAGGTGCAGGGGCATGCCGAAAACCGCGGTGCGATTTTTTCCTTCACCCTGGACGGGCCGGCGCATGCCCACGACATCTCCACTGTGCTCGACAAGAAGGGCGTGGCGGTCCGGGCCGGGCACCACTGCGCAGGGCCGCTGATGGACCATCTGGGTCTTTCGGCGACCTGCCGCGCCTCCTTTGCAATGTACAACACGCGCGACGAGGTCGACGTGCTTGTCGACGCGCTGGAACTCTGCCATGACCTGTTCAGCTAG
- a CDS encoding methyltransferase, whose translation MAPLTTADQISDIAFGFMGSKALFAALGAGVFTALANRPMTPAELAKTAPLDADRAETLLTALAGLGLVTSQNGRFANSPAAESFLVKGAKYDFGDYLRLQVGQQMYGLLDQIDDALTGRLPPEATSSYAEWFSDPEEARLYSASQHAGSLGPARQLVKLADLSGAKRMLDVGGGTGAFAITLAQAFPDLHVTIVDFPNVAALGQAYVDEAGLSGRITYIEGNALEADWPIGQDAILMSYLFSGVPGETHDGLVARAFGHLAAGGQLMVHDFVVRADRTGPKLAALWQLQHTAFTPKARSVDERWLGDALRGAGFDAIEITEMIPEMTMLARGMRPAVSR comes from the coding sequence ATGGCGCCGCTCACCACCGCCGACCAGATTTCCGACATCGCCTTCGGTTTCATGGGCTCCAAGGCGCTGTTCGCGGCGCTTGGCGCGGGCGTGTTCACCGCGCTCGCCAACCGCCCGATGACACCGGCGGAGTTGGCCAAGACGGCGCCGCTGGACGCCGACCGGGCAGAGACGCTGCTGACCGCGCTGGCGGGCCTGGGACTCGTTACCAGCCAAAACGGGCGCTTCGCCAATTCGCCAGCCGCCGAGTCCTTTCTCGTGAAGGGCGCGAAATACGATTTCGGAGATTACCTTCGCCTTCAGGTCGGCCAGCAGATGTACGGGCTGCTGGACCAGATCGACGACGCGCTGACCGGCCGCTTGCCGCCCGAGGCGACGTCGTCCTATGCCGAGTGGTTCTCCGACCCAGAGGAGGCGCGGCTTTACTCCGCCTCGCAGCATGCGGGCTCCCTGGGACCGGCGCGCCAGCTGGTGAAGCTCGCGGACCTTTCGGGCGCGAAACGGATGCTTGACGTGGGCGGCGGCACCGGGGCCTTCGCAATCACTTTGGCGCAGGCCTTTCCCGATCTCCACGTGACAATCGTAGATTTTCCCAATGTCGCGGCGCTGGGTCAGGCCTATGTCGACGAGGCAGGGCTATCGGGTCGAATCACCTATATCGAAGGCAATGCGCTTGAGGCCGATTGGCCAATTGGGCAGGACGCAATCCTGATGTCCTACCTGTTCTCCGGCGTTCCGGGAGAGACCCATGACGGCCTTGTCGCACGTGCCTTTGGGCATCTTGCAGCGGGCGGGCAGCTGATGGTCCATGATTTCGTCGTCCGTGCGGACCGGACCGGACCCAAGCTGGCCGCGCTCTGGCAGTTGCAGCATACCGCCTTCACGCCGAAGGCCCGGTCGGTGGACGAAAGGTGGCTCGGCGACGCGCTGCGGGGCGCCGGGTTCGACGCGATAGAGATCACCGAGATGATCCCCGAAATGACGATGCTGGCCCGTGGTATGCGACCGGCCGTTTCGCGCTGA
- a CDS encoding IS5 family transposase, with translation MRGADETSGSLFSYVDIEARIPARHPLRQIRRVVNEALASLDAEFETLYAPEGRPSIPPERLIRASLLQILFSVRSERQLMEQMDYNLMFRWFVGLGIDDAVWVPTVFTKNRDRLLTTDMARKVMGAILAHREVAPLLSDEHFSVDGTLIKAWASMKSFQPKTEGSPPGADGPGDPPGDTDQDTSPDTAPAQPEAETVPMPSPSRRHRNAEVDFRGEKRSNATHASITDPDARLFRKSQGTGALLCYMGHALMENRNGFVVQADLTRADGHAERRAALDMIHRHSPGSTRRLTLGADKGYDSADFVADLRQAHVTPHVAQKARHSAIDGRTTRHPGYALSQTRRKKIEEPFGWAKTVGGMAQTVYRGLDRVAARFTFTMAACNLARLPKLLAA, from the coding sequence ATGCGGGGCGCGGACGAGACGAGCGGGTCGCTGTTCAGCTATGTTGACATCGAGGCGCGGATCCCGGCGCGGCATCCGTTGCGGCAGATCCGGCGGGTCGTGAACGAGGCTTTGGCCAGCCTCGATGCCGAGTTCGAGACGCTCTACGCCCCGGAGGGCCGGCCCTCGATCCCGCCGGAGCGGCTGATCCGGGCGAGCCTTCTACAGATCCTGTTCTCGGTACGCTCGGAGCGGCAGTTGATGGAGCAGATGGATTACAACCTCATGTTCCGCTGGTTCGTGGGCCTGGGGATCGACGACGCGGTCTGGGTCCCCACCGTCTTCACGAAGAACCGTGACCGGCTGCTGACCACCGACATGGCGCGCAAGGTGATGGGCGCGATCCTGGCTCACCGGGAGGTCGCACCGCTGCTGTCAGACGAGCACTTCTCGGTGGACGGCACGCTGATCAAGGCCTGGGCTTCCATGAAGAGCTTCCAGCCGAAGACCGAGGGCAGCCCGCCCGGCGCGGACGGGCCGGGTGACCCGCCGGGGGACACCGATCAGGATACCAGCCCCGACACCGCCCCTGCCCAGCCCGAAGCCGAGACCGTCCCGATGCCCAGCCCCAGCCGCCGCCACCGCAACGCCGAAGTCGACTTCCGCGGCGAGAAGCGCTCCAACGCCACCCATGCCTCGATCACCGACCCCGACGCGCGGCTGTTCCGCAAGTCGCAGGGGACGGGCGCGCTGCTCTGTTACATGGGGCATGCGCTGATGGAAAACCGCAATGGCTTCGTCGTCCAGGCCGACCTGACCCGCGCCGATGGCCATGCCGAACGCCGCGCCGCGCTCGACATGATCCACCGCCATTCCCCCGGCTCGACCCGCCGCCTCACGCTGGGCGCCGACAAGGGCTACGACAGCGCAGATTTCGTCGCCGATCTGCGACAGGCCCACGTCACGCCGCATGTCGCCCAGAAGGCCCGACACTCCGCCATCGACGGCAGAACCACCCGCCACCCCGGCTACGCCCTGTCCCAGACGCGCCGCAAGAAGATCGAAGAGCCCTTCGGCTGGGCCAAGACCGTCGGCGGCATGGCCCAGACCGTATACCGCGGCCTCGACCGCGTCGCCGCCCGCTTCACCTTCACCATGGCCGCCTGCAACCTCGCCAGACTGCCGAAGCTGCTGGCCGCCTGA
- a CDS encoding DUF3365 domain-containing protein, which produces MRTGLIVAGLAASLASTAAEAEADEVAELAAEGQALMMSFGAALKSALLDAIEAGGPVNAIAVCNTKAPEIAAKLSTGSWTVARSSHRLRNPENAPDAFTAEAVEAFLAREAAGAPVEGLSATGIIDKSGQRVFHMVKAIPTAELCVTCHGGDTVKPPVEAKLAELYPQDRARGFAVGDMRGVFTLRKILSD; this is translated from the coding sequence ATGCGGACAGGACTGATTGTAGCGGGGCTTGCCGCGAGCCTCGCGTCGACGGCGGCCGAGGCCGAGGCCGACGAGGTAGCGGAACTGGCCGCGGAGGGCCAGGCGCTGATGATGAGCTTCGGCGCCGCGCTCAAGAGCGCGCTGCTGGACGCGATCGAGGCCGGTGGCCCCGTGAACGCCATCGCCGTTTGCAATACGAAGGCGCCAGAGATCGCCGCGAAGTTGTCGACCGGGAGCTGGACGGTGGCCCGGTCAAGCCACCGCCTGCGCAACCCGGAGAATGCCCCTGACGCGTTCACCGCCGAGGCCGTCGAGGCATTCCTTGCGCGCGAGGCCGCGGGCGCGCCGGTCGAGGGGCTTTCCGCAACCGGGATTATCGATAAGAGTGGGCAGCGGGTCTTTCACATGGTCAAGGCCATTCCCACCGCCGAACTCTGCGTGACCTGCCACGGCGGAGACACGGTGAAGCCCCCGGTCGAGGCCAAGCTGGCCGAGCTATACCCGCAGGACCGGGCCCGCGGTTTCGCCGTGGGGGACATGCGCGGTGTCTTCACACTCAGAAAAATCCTGTCCGACTAG